A window of Terriglobales bacterium genomic DNA:
CGAGGGCACCATTGATCACATCGTCGGCATCGTACACGCCCACGATCTCCTGCAGGTCGCGGATCAGGAAGCGCCCACGCGCAAAGTGCACAGCATCATGAAGCCGGAGGTGTATTTCGTTCCAGAGAGCAAGCGCGTCAGCGATCTGCTGCGTGAAATGCAACGCGACAACATCCGGATGGAGATCGTGATCGACGAATATGGCGCCGTAGCCGGCCTGGTCACCATCGAAGACATGGTAGAAGAAATCGTGGGCGAGATTCGCGACGAGCACGAAAGCAAGACCGACGTGGTGCGGGAAGCAGAAGGGACCTACGTTGTGCCCGGCAACATGGATGTGGATCGTCTTGACGAACTGTTCGGCATACGTCCGGAGGGTCACGAGGCCACGACGATTGCCGGGCTGGTCAGCGAAATTGCGGGGCGCATCCCGCAGCGCGGGGAGGTGATTACCAGTGATGGCCTGCGCTTCGAGGTGCTGGACTCGACCGACCGCAAGGTGAACCGCGTGCGTATCACCCACACCCAACCTTCGCAGCCGGCGCAGTTGCGGGCATAAATCGATGCGCTCCGGCTTCGTCACCATCATCGGCCGTCCAAACGCGGGAAAATCCACATTGCTGAATGCGCTGGTGGGAGAGAAGCTGGCTATCGTCACCCATAAGCCCCAGACCACGCGCAACCGCGTGCAGGGCATTCTCAACCTGCCGCCGAAGAAAGGCCGCCCGGCCGCGCAGGTCATTCTGATCGATACGCCCGGGGTTCATCGTCCCGACACGCGGCTGAATGAAAAAATGATGCAGGAGGTTCGCGAGGCACTCGAGGGCTGCGACCTGGTGCTGCTCATTACCGACGCAACCCAGAAGTTCGGTGCCGGCGAGCGCTTTGTTGTCGATCTGGCGAAAAAATCCGATACCCCATGCATGCTGCTGCTCAACAAAATCGATCTCATCGACAAACAAAAACTCCTGCCGTTGATCGACCATTGGCGTGGCCTCCACGACTTCCGCGAAATCATCCCCATATCGGCGCTCAAGAAAGATGGATTGGAGCTGCTGCTGGATAGAGTGGTCCAGGCACTGCCGGAAGGGCCGGAGTATTTCCCCAAGAATCAGGTGACCGATCAGCCGGAGCGCTTTCTGGTAGCGGAAGTGATCCGCGAGCAGGTACTGCTGGACACCGAACAGGAGATTCCTTACGCCACGACGGTGGTGATCGAGCGCTGGGAAGAAACGCCTCGGCTGCTGAGAATTTGGGCGTTGATCTACTGCGAGCGCGAAGGGCAGAAGGCGATCCTGATCGGCAAGGGGGGGCAGATGCTGAAGAAAATTGGGACTGCTGCCCGGCGGGAAATCGAAAAGATGCTTGGGCGGAAGGTGTTTCTGGAATTGTTCGTCAAGGTGCGACCGGGCTGGCGCGATTCGCGGGAGTTCGTCGAAGGGCTTGATTGGAGGCGGCAGTTGGAGGATTTGGTGCCGCATGGGAAGAGCTGAGTTGTTTTAGCCTTTAGCTTTCTCAGTCTTTGCAAATTCTTGGGCCGTGATTAGAAAGGTCACAGGCTTCTTAGTGTCTTGGAGCTTTCATTATTATCTCCTTCGATGAAAACGCTCAGCCAGTTCCAATCTGCGTGCATCTTCATCCTAGCCCTGTTGTTCTTGGCTGCCTGCGAGCAAAAGAGGCAGGAAGCGCCGCCTGACCATCCTCGCTTGACGGCAAACGTGACAATGCAAGACGTCAGCTTCCACAGCGCCGCGCTCGATCGCGACATGCAGTACCGCGTGGTGCTTCCCAACCGTACTGGACCAAGAAACTGCCGGTTGTCTATTTGCTCCATGGAGGGGGAGGAGGTTTTCGTGATTGGACGAACTATTCCGATGCGGCACGTTTCGCCGAGCTTGGGCTGATTCTGGTCATGCCGGAAGGTGACTCCTCCTACTACACGAATTCGGCCGAACATCCGCAGGACCGCTATGAGGACTACATCGTGCGGGATCTCATTGCGGACTTCGAGAGCAAGCTTCCAGCAGCTATACGACGCGAGAGCCGCGCGATTGCCGGAGTTTCCATGGGAGGTTTCGGCGCGATCAAGCTGGCCTTACATCATCCCGATCTGTTCTCGTTCGCGGGTGGGCTCAGTTCTGCACTCGATGTCCCCAGCCGTCCATTCTCAATCAAGCGGCCTCTTCAATGGAGCCAGCACAGATCAATTTTCGGAGCATGGGGAAGCCAGAGACGCCGTGACAATGATCCCTTTGTGCTCGCGCGCTCGGCGGATCCCGATGGAACGCCTTATCTCTTCCTCTCTTGTGGTGAACAGGAAGGCCTGCTGGCGACGAATCGCCAATTCGCAGCTTTACTTGCGAAACGCCATTTTGCGTTCGAGTTCCATGCTGGCCCGGGGGGCCATGACTGGAACCAATGGAATCAGAGGTTACCCAGTCTTTTCCAGAGTCTGTTGGCGCACATGTCTCGGTAGCTGGGTTTACGCCTCGGTTCGTCAAAATGGGGTATTGATCGATAATGAGGAACAAAGGCGCGGCTACTCCTTCACCGCGATCTGCAGAGCTTTCATTTTGCGATAGAGATGGCTGCGCTCGAGGCCCAGGACCTCGGCAGTGCGGCTGACGTTGCCGTGATTCTCGTCCAGCTTTTTCAGGATGTAGTCGCGTTCATAGGCGGAACGGGCCTGCTGGAGCGTCGAGAACTCACCCACCGTGCGCCGTCCGCCATCGCGGTGCACCAGCGGAGGCAGGTGCTTGCGCTCCAGGCGTGTGGCCGAGGGATTCATGATTACGATGCGCTCGATCACGTTGCGTAATTCGCGGACATTGCCGGGCCAGGAGTAACGCATCAGAGTTTCGATGGCGTCCTCGGTGATCTCTTTCGGGTGGCGGCTGTAGGCAGCGGAAAAATCTTTGAGGAAGTAGCGCGCCAGCTGGGGGATGTCTTCCTTGCGCTCGCGCAGAGGCGGCACGTAGAAGGGAATTACGTTGAGGCGGTAAAACAGATCTTCGCGGAAGTTGCCGCGCGAGATTTCTTCATCCAGGTCATGATTGGTGGCTGCGATCACGCGTGCGTCTACGGTGATCGGTTCCTCGCCACCCACCGGGGTGAAGCGCTGTTCGTCGAGTGTCCGCAGCACCTTGGATTGCGTCTTCAGACTCATATCGCCGACTTCATCCAGAAACAGAGTGCCGCCGTCGGCCTTATGAAATTTCCCCGTCTTGTCGGCGGTGGCGCCGGCGAATGATCCCTTGCGATGTCCAAAGAGCTCGCTCTCGATCAGATCTTCGGGAATGGCCGCGCAGTTCACCTCCACGAACATGGCTTCGCGACGCAGGCTCTCGGAATGGATGGCGCGCGCCGCCAGTTCCTTGCCGGTGCCCGATTCGCCGTAGATCAATACCCGGCCGTTGGTGGGCGCCATCAAGGCGATCTGTTGGCGCAATGCCTTCATGGGAATGCTGTCGCCGACGATGACACTCTTGGGCAATTGGCGCTTCAGATCGCGGTTCTCGCTGCGCAGGCGGCGGGAGTCGAGAGCGTTCTTCAGCACGATCAGAGTCTTTTCCAGCGACAGTGGTTTTTCCAGGAAGTCAAAGGCGCCGAGCTTGGTGGCGCGGACAGCGGTTTCGATCGTGCCGTGTCCGGAGATCATGATCACTTCCGGAGGGTCTTCCATTGCCCGGATCTGTTCCAGCGCCTCCATCCCGTCGATTCCCGGAAGCCAGATGTCGAGCAGCACAACGTCAAACGGACGCCGGGTCAGCGCCTGGAGACAAGCCTCTCCTGTAGAGGCCAGCTCCGGCCGATATCCCTCTTCCTCCAGAATGCCTTTCAGGGTATCCAGGATGGCGGGTTCATCGTCGACGATGAGGATGTCAGGCATGAGTCGGGGTTTCGATAGCTGCCTCGCTGGCTACTGGCAGCTCCACTATAAACCGTGCTCCCGTTGGTTGGTTCTCTTCCACGCGGATGGAACCATGATGGTCCTCAATGATGCGGCTGACGATGGCCAGTCCCAGCCCAGACCCGCGCTTCCTGGTAGTGAAATAGGGGAGGAAGAGGCGTTCCTTGACCTCCTGGGTGACGCCCTGACCGGTATCGGCAACCACCACTTCGACCAGGTCGCTGCCGTTGAGAGCCATGGTGGAGATCTCGACCTCTTTGACCAGTGAGTCCTGCATTGCTTCCGCGGCGTTATCCACCAGGTTGGCAATGGCTCGCTTCATCGATTCCGGGTCTGCCATCACCTTGGGCAAGTCCGGGGCGAGCTCTTTGCGCACGCGGATGCCTTCCAGCCGGCCATCGAACATGTTGAGCGCGCCCTGCACGATTTCATTGATGTCTGCGGGACGCGGAGCAGAAGCGGGGAAACGCGCCAGGGTAGCGAATTCATCCACCAGCGAACGCACAGTCTCCACCGCACCGGCAATGGTTTCAGCGCAGCCATGAATAACGGCCAGCGAAGCGTCATCGGGATGGCCGCCACGATCCAGGTGGCGTTTAATGCGCTGGGCGGAAAGCGCGATCGGGGTGAGGGGATTCTTGATCTCGTGTGCAACCCGGCGCGCCACTTCCCGCCAGGCGGCCTGCTTCTGCGCCTTGAGCAGATCGGAAAGATCCTCGAGCACGATGATGTAACCCAATCGCTGCATGCCGTGCTTCAGGGAGGCCACAGTCGCGGCGAGGTTCAGCGGTTGATGATCGACGGTCAGTTCAAGCTGGCTGGTGGCCGTTCCCATACGATCCGCCTTGCGGATCATGTGTGCCAGATCATCGAGTACTTCCTGAGGAAACAAGTCACGCAGGTGTGCGCCCTGCAACAGGGTGTTCCCATTGCCGGCGCGCTCCGGACGAAACATGCGGATCAGAGCAGGATTGGCGCGAGTGACACGCAATCCGGCATCCAAGGAGAGCACGCCGGTGGGAATGTTCTCGAGCACGGTTTCAATGTGCTGCCGTCGTTGCTCTAATTCCACGTTGGCTTCCGCCAGTTCGATACTGGAGGCTTCCAGTTGCCGGCGGCTGCTGGCGAGATCGGCGGCCATCTGGTTGAACGAGGCTACCAACCGGCCCAACTCATCTGCTGCGGGCACGTCGACGCGATAGTCGAGGTTGCCTTTGGCGATCTCCTGGGTGGCTTCTGCCAGCGCCGCTACCGGCCTGACCACGAACTTTGAAAGAAACAAGGCGAACCAGGTAGCGGCGAACAGGACCAGGACTGTCAGCAGGAGCAGCAGCAGCATGTACGTACGGCGCACGATTTTGCGCTCGCGCGAAAGCTCGAGATACCGGCGCTGACTGTTCTCGATTTGCTGCATGGCCGATGTGAAGTTAGGGGGCAATGGCATAGCGACCAGGATCAGACCGTGATCGCCTACCCGGGAGCTGGCCAAGATGTACTCCAGCCCATTGAGCTGAAGGCGCCCAGCAGTTGCCGGCAGGCGGTTTCCCTGAATTCCCAGTTTCTCCTTCAGGGCGGGCCAGTTGGCCGGCGCGGCAAAGCTGGCCTCAAGTTCACCGTCGAGCATGGCCAGGGCAAAGCCGCCCTGCAAGGAACTTTGTCGCCGACGCAGCACATCCAGCAGTTGGCCGAAATTGCCTGCTTCAAATGCCCTGTGGGTAGACTCGGCCATGGCGATGGAGTCTGCTTCCCCCTGGGCATTCTGCTGGGCATAGTCCGACAACAGATTTCCCAACGTGGCCGTGTCGTTTCGTACTTCCTCGACTGGGGTGGAAAACCACTTTTCAATCGAACGGTTCATCAGTCCGTAGGCGAACATGAAGAGGAAAATCACTGGTCCCAGCGATAGCACCAGGGCGCCCAGGACCATCTTGGTGCGGAACTTTGACCCCAGCGTGCCCACTCGCCTTTCCGCGTAGAGCTTCAGAAGCGTGCGTACGAGCACGAAGCTAAGGGCGATGAATAACAGGAAGACCAATGCCGAAAGGGCGGCGAAGATCAGGGTTTCGCCGGAAGTATTCGGCTGGACAAAGCGGAGATTGAATGCCTGCTCAGCAAAAAGGATGGTTAGTAGAAGGATGACACCAATCCCCAGGTAGATGGCTGCACGTCTGCGCCTTGGGCCTGGTGAGCGAATTGGGGATTCTGGCGACAAACGCCGAACAGCGTGCTCCGCGAATCGAACCGGGAAAATTTATGCTGGAGCAGTAATACGTATTATAGACAAGACAAATCGGCCACAGTTTCGGAAGAATTCGCCAAATATAAGTCGCTAAGGATTTGGAAACTCGGGATCAGCTGAGTCGTCATGTGCCGCCTAGCTGTTGCATTGCTCGACCATCAACCGCCGACCCGTGGCGGCAGCCGCCCCCCTGGGCCGCTCATCGGGTCTGCAGGTCGTCTGATTACCTCCGTGCGCGTACCAACGGTTACCGATCTATTACTTCTCAATTGACAATTTGTGTCAACCCAACATAAATTCGCGCTGCTCACTACTTTAAAGCGTTCAACCGTAAGTATTTGTGCTCCTGGGGCAGGTTAGACGCCGCATTTTGAGTCCATTTTCGTGTATAGGAGAGGCGGGGGATGTCGCAAAGGCTGGGCGACCTGCTCGTCAAAGAGAAGGTCATCACGGCGGAGCAACTGCAGCAGGCGCTCAAAGTCCAGAAGGACACCGGAGGCAGGCTAGGATCGGTTCTAGTCAAGCTGGGGTTCCTTTCGGATGAGGACGTCACCAATTTCCTTTCCCGCCAGTACGGTGTTCCCGCCATCAATCTGAACTACTTCGAGATTGATCCCGCGGTTGTCAAGCTGGTCCCTCAGGACACTGCCAAGCGCTACCAGATTCTTCCCCTCAGCCGCGTGGGGGCCTCGCTCACCATCGCCATGGTGGATCCGACCAATGTGTTTGCCATGGACGACATAAAGTTCATGACCGGTTTCAACATCGAACCGGTGGTGGCGTCGGAGAGCTCCATCATGGAGGGCATCGACAAGGCGTATGGGGCTCCGCCGGCACAGGAAGAAGACCTGGAAACGGTGATGGCTTCCATGAGCGACGTCGCCGAGAGCGATGTCGAACTGCAGGCGGAGGAGCAGGAAGTCGGCCTGTCGGAACTGGAGAAGGCAGCCGAAGAGGCGCCGATTGTAAAGCTGGTGAACCTCATCCTGACCGACGCGGTGAAACGGGGCGCCAGCGATATTCACATTGAGCCTTACGAGAAGGAATACCGGGTTCGCTTCCGTATTGATGGAATCCTGCAGACCATCATGAACCCGCCACTGAAGCTGAAAGACGCCATCACGTCGCGTATCAAGATCATGTCCAAGCTGGACATCAGCGAGAAGCGGTTGCCGCAGGATGGCCGCATCATGCTGAAGGTCAATCTGGGAGGCAGGAAGAAGCAGCTGGATTATCGCGTCAGCACATTACCGACGCTTTTTGGCGAGAAGATCGTGCTGCGCTTGCTGGACAAAGAGAATCTGCGCCTCGATATGACCAAGCTGGGGTTCGAGCCGGAGTCGCTGGGAAAATTCGAGACTGCCATCTTGAAGCCCTACGGCATGGTGCTGGTGACGGGCCCTACGGGCTCGGGGAAGACGAACACCCTGTACTCATCCATCTCGCGTCTGAACACGCCTGACACGAACATCATGACCGCGGAGGATCCGGTCGAATTCCAACTCGCGGGCGTAAACCAGGTACAGATGAAGGAGTCGATCGGGCTGAATTTTGCCGCCGCTCTGCGTTCCTTTCTGCGCCAGGATCCCAACATCATTCTGGTGGGCGAGATTCGTGACTTTGAAACCGCTGAGATTGCCATTAAAGCCGCGCTGACCGGACACCTGGTGTTATCTACTCTGCATACCAACGGCGCGCCGGAGACCATCAGCCGATTGATGAACATGGGCATCGAGCCCTTCCTGGTAGCTACGGCTGTGCATTTGATTTGCGCGCAGCGTCTGGTGCGACGAATCTGCAAGGAATGCGCTGCCGAGGTGGATATGCCGCCCAAAGCCTTGATCGAGGCAGGCTTCAGCCCCGAGGAGGCGAAGACCGCAAAACCCAAGAAGGGCAAGGGCTGCTCGGTGTGCAACAACACCGGCTACAAGGGACGCGCCGGTTTGTACGAGGTCATGGAAGTTGACGACGAGATCCGCGAATTGATTCTGGTGGGCGCGTCGGCAACGGAATTGAAGAAGAAAGCCATTGAACGCGGCATGCTGACATTGCGCCGCAGCGGGCTTATCAAGGTGATGCAAGGCGTCACTACGCTGGAAGAAGTAGCGCGGGAAACCGTTCACTGAGAGAGAGGAACACACAAGTATGGCCGTAACCCTCAGCGAATTGCTGAAGAAGATGGTGGAAGCAGGCGGCAGCGACCTGCATATCACTACGAATACTCCACCGCAGATCCGTATTCATGGTCATCTGCAACCGCTGGACATGCCGCCGCTGACGGCTGCCGAGACCAAGGCGCTGGCTTACAGCGTCATGACCGACGCCCAGAAGCATCGTTTTGAAGAGGACCAGGAACTGGACTTCTCTTTCGGGTTGAAAGGACTGGCTCGTTTCCGCGCCAACTGCTTCAACCAGCGTGGCGCCTGCGGAGCGGTGTTCCGCGTGATTCCGTACGAGATCAAATCATTTGTGCAGCTCAATCTGCCGCCGGTGGTAGCCAGGCTGTGCGAAAAGCCGCGCGGACTGATTCTGGTGACCGGACCCACGGGATCGGGAAAATCCACGACTTTGGCGGCCATGCTCGACAAGGTCAACAGCGAGCGCCACGAGCACATTCTGACGATTGAGGACCCGATCGAGTTTGTGCACCAGCATAAGAATTGCCTGGTGAATCAGCGGGAAGTGCACGCCGATACCAAGTCGTTCAG
This region includes:
- the era gene encoding GTPase Era → MRSGFVTIIGRPNAGKSTLLNALVGEKLAIVTHKPQTTRNRVQGILNLPPKKGRPAAQVILIDTPGVHRPDTRLNEKMMQEVREALEGCDLVLLITDATQKFGAGERFVVDLAKKSDTPCMLLLNKIDLIDKQKLLPLIDHWRGLHDFREIIPISALKKDGLELLLDRVVQALPEGPEYFPKNQVTDQPERFLVAEVIREQVLLDTEQEIPYATTVVIERWEETPRLLRIWALIYCEREGQKAILIGKGGQMLKKIGTAARREIEKMLGRKVFLELFVKVRPGWRDSREFVEGLDWRRQLEDLVPHGKS
- a CDS encoding alpha/beta hydrolase-fold protein; this translates as MPVVYLLHGGGGGFRDWTNYSDAARFAELGLILVMPEGDSSYYTNSAEHPQDRYEDYIVRDLIADFESKLPAAIRRESRAIAGVSMGGFGAIKLALHHPDLFSFAGGLSSALDVPSRPFSIKRPLQWSQHRSIFGAWGSQRRRDNDPFVLARSADPDGTPYLFLSCGEQEGLLATNRQFAALLAKRHFAFEFHAGPGGHDWNQWNQRLPSLFQSLLAHMSR
- a CDS encoding sigma-54 dependent transcriptional regulator gives rise to the protein MPDILIVDDEPAILDTLKGILEEEGYRPELASTGEACLQALTRRPFDVVLLDIWLPGIDGMEALEQIRAMEDPPEVIMISGHGTIETAVRATKLGAFDFLEKPLSLEKTLIVLKNALDSRRLRSENRDLKRQLPKSVIVGDSIPMKALRQQIALMAPTNGRVLIYGESGTGKELAARAIHSESLRREAMFVEVNCAAIPEDLIESELFGHRKGSFAGATADKTGKFHKADGGTLFLDEVGDMSLKTQSKVLRTLDEQRFTPVGGEEPITVDARVIAATNHDLDEEISRGNFREDLFYRLNVIPFYVPPLRERKEDIPQLARYFLKDFSAAYSRHPKEITEDAIETLMRYSWPGNVRELRNVIERIVIMNPSATRLERKHLPPLVHRDGGRRTVGEFSTLQQARSAYERDYILKKLDENHGNVSRTAEVLGLERSHLYRKMKALQIAVKE
- a CDS encoding ATP-binding protein → MSPESPIRSPGPRRRRAAIYLGIGVILLLTILFAEQAFNLRFVQPNTSGETLIFAALSALVFLLFIALSFVLVRTLLKLYAERRVGTLGSKFRTKMVLGALVLSLGPVIFLFMFAYGLMNRSIEKWFSTPVEEVRNDTATLGNLLSDYAQQNAQGEADSIAMAESTHRAFEAGNFGQLLDVLRRRQSSLQGGFALAMLDGELEASFAAPANWPALKEKLGIQGNRLPATAGRLQLNGLEYILASSRVGDHGLILVAMPLPPNFTSAMQQIENSQRRYLELSRERKIVRRTYMLLLLLLTVLVLFAATWFALFLSKFVVRPVAALAEATQEIAKGNLDYRVDVPAADELGRLVASFNQMAADLASSRRQLEASSIELAEANVELEQRRQHIETVLENIPTGVLSLDAGLRVTRANPALIRMFRPERAGNGNTLLQGAHLRDLFPQEVLDDLAHMIRKADRMGTATSQLELTVDHQPLNLAATVASLKHGMQRLGYIIVLEDLSDLLKAQKQAAWREVARRVAHEIKNPLTPIALSAQRIKRHLDRGGHPDDASLAVIHGCAETIAGAVETVRSLVDEFATLARFPASAPRPADINEIVQGALNMFDGRLEGIRVRKELAPDLPKVMADPESMKRAIANLVDNAAEAMQDSLVKEVEISTMALNGSDLVEVVVADTGQGVTQEVKERLFLPYFTTRKRGSGLGLAIVSRIIEDHHGSIRVEENQPTGARFIVELPVASEAAIETPTHA
- the pilB gene encoding type IV-A pilus assembly ATPase PilB codes for the protein MSQRLGDLLVKEKVITAEQLQQALKVQKDTGGRLGSVLVKLGFLSDEDVTNFLSRQYGVPAINLNYFEIDPAVVKLVPQDTAKRYQILPLSRVGASLTIAMVDPTNVFAMDDIKFMTGFNIEPVVASESSIMEGIDKAYGAPPAQEEDLETVMASMSDVAESDVELQAEEQEVGLSELEKAAEEAPIVKLVNLILTDAVKRGASDIHIEPYEKEYRVRFRIDGILQTIMNPPLKLKDAITSRIKIMSKLDISEKRLPQDGRIMLKVNLGGRKKQLDYRVSTLPTLFGEKIVLRLLDKENLRLDMTKLGFEPESLGKFETAILKPYGMVLVTGPTGSGKTNTLYSSISRLNTPDTNIMTAEDPVEFQLAGVNQVQMKESIGLNFAAALRSFLRQDPNIILVGEIRDFETAEIAIKAALTGHLVLSTLHTNGAPETISRLMNMGIEPFLVATAVHLICAQRLVRRICKECAAEVDMPPKALIEAGFSPEEAKTAKPKKGKGCSVCNNTGYKGRAGLYEVMEVDDEIRELILVGASATELKKKAIERGMLTLRRSGLIKVMQGVTTLEEVARETVH
- a CDS encoding type IV pilus twitching motility protein PilT; protein product: MAVTLSELLKKMVEAGGSDLHITTNTPPQIRIHGHLQPLDMPPLTAAETKALAYSVMTDAQKHRFEEDQELDFSFGLKGLARFRANCFNQRGACGAVFRVIPYEIKSFVQLNLPPVVARLCEKPRGLILVTGPTGSGKSTTLAAMLDKVNSERHEHILTIEDPIEFVHQHKNCLVNQREVHADTKSFSSALRAALREDPDVVLIGEMRDLETIESALRIAETGHLTFATLHTNSAASTINRIIDVFPSHQQPQIRAQLSMVLEGILCQALLPRVGGQGRVMAMEILIPNPAVRNLIREDKIHQIYSTMQSGQDKFGMQTFNQSLATLHFNKQITLDTALQRSSLPDELQEMINRGAGLNRTANAVAGKR